The window TGAATGTTGTGTTGGACTGGACAGCGGGGATAACGTGTGGAGAGGTCTACAGTAGAGGAGTAGGGATTCGGGGTGGATTTTTTACCACGAGGCAGTCTGTGGACAAAAGGAAAAGGCTGCTGCTACTAGGGCAGCAAATTTCACCCTTTGGAgtacttttcaaaataatttttcgaAATGggattgttttgaaaatatggGACTGTTTTGGATGTAAAATGCATGGGGGCATAAAGCAAACCGTCAGTGGAACTGGCGAGTTTACTGTGCCGTGAAAGAATCGCCACTGAGAATGACGATTTGGCCATGCATGGGgaaccgccagtcaaactggcgagttcCAACAGCTAGGCATCAAGGTGCAGGGACGCAGCGAAGCCGAAAGACAGCAATGGTGCAGAGGTAACTCGCCAATCGTGCTGATGTTTTGCTATGAGAGAGAGGACTCGTCCGTGGTCCTGAcgagttgtattttttttaagagtgtttgttatatttttttaatctttctatGAAAAATATCTCGTATATGTTCATTTATTCTCTTGATTGATTAATGTTATTTCCCTTTTTCATTTCCTTCTTATTGTTTATCATGTGTCTATTATTAGacaattatttttgtcattttttattcggtaaaaagcttttttttttctctccttatcTCCTAGGTTCACAAGAaaactttatatataaagagagagataCAAAGTGAGAGAGAACGtatttaataatgataaaaaattaataactattttttaacataaaaaataatttaaggatgATACAatgtaaaaatagttttatatgatctaaatttaaaagtaataaaatttcacaaaaattaaatgaattgaatttattattgtttcgaaaaagttttaaacaaaatcatgaaattttttaatgagtaaaatttcatttaaataacTGAAAGATAAATTCCACTTGAAATTGtatactttttaataatttgaagcTTTTAAtcttagttttaaaattaaataaataaatattttactgtCTTGGCTTATGGTAATTACGTAACACCATTTATTTTCAACTTTCGAATATTTTgtacaatattataaaaatatttaagtatgagagtttaaattacatgatatattttatctttccgGTAAGATTCCTGTATACATGGCAGGTTATTCACTAATTCATAACTCAAAaaagttgtaaaataaaaattctgcaCAAGATACACATATGTAGGATTCCAGGTACTATACCACCCATTGCATGTATACAATTTTGGACTTTCAttgtaaaataatcatttaatgtgaggatatgagatgaaattatattgatgtaaatttaaaagaattacaCCTAATATCATCCattaattgtattatcatctaacaggtttaaataaaaacacttttaaatCACGTGGCTTTCAATTCATGCTCAATACCTTTTAGGCTTTTACAGTTTTATTCTTCAACCTGGCTCCCCACCATTCTCACAGGAGTCTCACCACACTACtattatttgaatttctgaATGGCTCCCTCCTGCACACTTCCCTTTCTCGCTCTCAGGATTTTGcataatatcaaattataataaaaatacctATATGATTTAAGTGGTAAATCAATGTttcaaaattgaaggaaaaagTCTCATTCTCCTTTGCACGGCTATGAATTCGTGATAATTGAAGTTTTGGTGTTTCTGACGGACgaattatattgagattatcACGTAATTTACAGACTTTGATCTTgtgcttacttttttttttcttcagatttttaaaataatgttgatTGTTTCTGCATTAcggtattaaaattaaatattttcaataagttTTTAGAGACACTTACTATAATTTAATATAGTAACTCTTGTGAGCGAGAAAGGGAGGTAGCTATTCGGAAATTGCCAGGTGAAAGGTCGATCGGTGAAATCAAAATCACGTGACTTATTAGGGTGTTTTATTTGGGCCGTTAgatgctaataaaattaatggatGAGACCAAGTGTAACCTTTAGAATATCTATTACCTCCGtattcatatattaaaaacaaatgaaagcgttttgtttttaaatataagaaacatataattatttttaaatatattaattgttaattttgttttatacgCTTAGTTTAGTATAAAGTCTATTAAGTGATGTTTGttcattttcaattaaagtgaatatatttacaatataaGTCATATTTATTGGTTGAAATAATTATCTAtcaaaatatagtattttttttcttaattcttcCGTCGTTCTTCATCATCATAGGAAAGAGATTCTGAAGCAGAAATTTGACCCAGAGATtaacaaaatttgataaaaattttatttccatcaaaaataaaatttacatattatcaaataatttagcTTTAACTTCATTACACTGACCACTTAtgtctaataattttatttacgaacttaataatttttattacttatacaaatataaatataagcaataaaaatttaatacatgCAAAACAACATGTACAGAAAACCACATCTTTTAACGTGTATATGTTGTATGTTATGTATAAAttgatttagtaaaaaaaatataaattaatgcattaaaatagttataaaattgatatgatcaagagaaaaaaaaaattttgaatttaaattatttgtgttaataagaaataataaattaataactaacatTTGAGAAGTtattaaagagagagagagagaaacagagCCCGCACACAGTAAGGTTTACGGTTTTAGTTAACAGAAAATATCCACCACGTATACAAAAAGCAGCATCCTTGTTGGCGTTTTGAAACGGCCGTGGCTCCCTAGTTTTGAACAAAACCTGTGGGTTGGTTGATTTGGTTCTCTTTCTCTATCCAGTTTCTCCCAAACCCTCTCACTCTAACCAAACACAAAACCATGGGCAGTTTCTGTCTGCTCCAACAAAACCAGTTGCTTCTAAAAACTCTTTTCTCTGTTATTATAACCTTAGCCTTAACCCATTCTCTTTCCCTGAAAACCCAATCCATCACCAACTCCTGTGTAATCCCATCCTTAAACTCACTCTGCTATTtcgcttttctctctctcaacaAAACCTTCATTGATGTTCTCATGCTTGTGCACCCTTTTGGCACTGTTCAACCATTCGATTAAAGGGTAAGCGCCTTTCATCCAAAGTTTGCTCCTTTTtgcttattttgaaaatattggtGTTTTTGTTGATGGAACCCAATGGGCTAGGTAGTGGAATGTTCTCTGGGTTGGTAGGAGTGGAAAACCCTTtacaacaacagcagcaacaacaacaacaacaacaacaacaacaacaacaaaaccttCACCATTTGCAACACCACCACCCCCAAATGGTTCCCTATGCCACACACCATGACACTGAAAACCCTCATCATCCACACCTTCACCAATCAATCAAACAAGGGTACCCTCCCTTTTCATCCCAGACCAAACAACAACAATCTCCTCTCAGTGATGATGATGAGCCAGGGTTCCCTGCTGATGAGGACCCCAAGAGAAAGGTCTCGCCATGGCAGAGAATGAAGTGGACTGACACCATGGTGAGGCTCTTGATAATGGCGGTTTATTACATTGGTGATGAGGCTGGCTCTGAAGGGACTGATAAGAAGAAGTCATCTGGTTTGATGCAGAAGAAAGGGAAGTGGAAATCGGTTTCAAGGGCTATGATGGAGAAGGGGTTCTATGTTTCTCCTCAGCAGTGTGAGGACAAGTTCAATGACTTGAACAAGAGGTACAAGAGGGTGAATGACATTCTTGGCAAAGGAACTTCCTGCAGGGTTGTGGAGAATCAGAGTTTGTTGGATTCAATGGACTTGTCTCCAAAGATGAAAGAGGAGGTTAAGAAGTTGCTCAATTCCAAGCACTTGTTCTTCAGGGAAATGTGTGCTTACCATAACAGTTGTGGACATGGGAATAACAATGCTCCACAGCAAGGAGAGTCTGGGGGTGAAGTGTCTCAGCCTCAGGCTCAACCtcatcatcatcagcagcagcaacaacaaccgCAACAACGATGTTTTCATTCATCAGAGGTTGGGAATTTGGGGGGCTCAGGTGTTGAGGGTTTGAGGATGTTGAAAGTGGGAAATGGGGAAGAGGGTGATGATGACTCCGAGGATGATGATGACTCAGAGGATGATTCGGACGAGGACGAAGATGATTCGGGAGAAGGTGGTTCAAGGGGTCATGTGGGGCATGGACATGAAGATATTGAGGATGAGAATGATGGAAGGTCAATGAGAAAGAGGGCAAGGAAAGTAGGAGGGGTTTCTATGTCACCACAGTTGATGCAACAACTGAGTGCTGAGGTGAGTGGTGTGTTCCAAGATGTAGGTAAGAGTGCTTGGGACAAGAAGCAATGGATGAGGAGCAGGATAATGCAGTTGGAGGAGCAGCAAATAAGCTACCATACTCAAGCTTTTGAGTTGGAGAAACAAAGATTAAAATGGGCAAGGTTTAGCAGCAAGAAGGAGAGGGAAATGGAGACAGCCAAACTTGAAAATGAACGCAGGAGGCTTGAGAATGAGAGAATGGTTTTGCTCATTCGCCAGAAGGAATTTGAATTGATGAGTCTTCAACAccaacaacagcagcagcatCAACAACAACATTCTTCCACCTAGATCTAGGGGAGATGATTTTTCTGCGGTTAATTGTATTGATAGATGAAACTAAGGTATAGAAAAGATGTAGATCGATTAGGCCTAATAGAGGAAAGTGGTTGTTCTCTTTTTGGGGTACTTATTATAAGATGGTTGttattgaagaaaagaaaaatagtaaatttcTGTGTCTACCATCTAGATAcccttttgtttatttaaacatGCTTTGgttattactattaattttgttttaaactaTGCTTAAGTAAATCTGTCACTTCCTCCTTCAAGTTGGATAATAAAACTAAGCAAAGCTACTTGACCCGGGATCAACTTGCATTACATTTgtgcaacaaaaacaaaatataaactgTAGAAACGTGTCTTTGTGCATATTGTTTGGCAACTGGCAccattcaattaaatttgtataaaatttaggaggaatttatatgataatatatatagatgGCTAACTGGACAactcaaatttcaaaatcatttcaaGCAGATGCAGAGTACTAGGGGGCTGCAAAATATGCTTatcattgaaagttgaaaaattagctgaaatttgaaaaattaattgctGATTAAAAATGGGAAGAGAGTTATAAACTGAAAAGTtagattattaaattataagtgttcggCAAAACTAATTATTAAAGTAGTtgatgaatgataaaaaaattgattcatttaaaaaagataataagaaattgaataaatgtattgaagataaaaatgaaaaaatataaaaaaaattaaaagttaacgttttaaaaaatacttttttaagtagaatttaaaaattattaaaaaaaagtttatttacttaaataagttttttaactaataaaaaaactaaaaattaattaaaatatcttattaaacATAACAAATATTCTTACAAGCCACATTGTAATGTTTTCCTCTCCCTATTATATCGAGCAAATATTTGGCGCCAAATTACTTAACCACACCTTGAAGCCACGGTTAAGTCATTTTCTGCACGAACATAGGTCCCATTCCAGCATGTCCCTTTTGCTATGccaaaataagttaattatgTAAAGTTGAATCCTAATATGATTACTGAAATTAATGTTGAgtgaaatattttcaatttcggGTGTAGCTCTAAAGCTTCCCTATGTGATTGGTCATTTCATAGTTTAGCTCTTCCAACGGATTCTAGATCCTAACTTGCTCGAGTAAATTGGCTTGGACAATCTATAGCAGCAGTGCATCAATGTACTTTACTCCAATTAATTGCAAGatcttttttatgtatatatagaaAATGAGATATTATTGTAAATTCCATCCCGAATATAAAATCCAAATGTTTACATTCCATTAATCCTCCCACCCAATATCCACATTAGAAGTGATATTTTAGCAAAAATTGTCACATGGTATAGGTGCTCAAAGATGGAACTGGTGAGTGAGTTGAAAAATATCAATACCCCTTCAGAGAAAAAAGTGCCTCCCACCTGCAGAATTGTGCAGCAGCCTCTAAACTTGATAAATACTTTCCATCTAGCTTATAAAGATGATGCTGCCACTATGAGTTGGAAGATTGAACAACTTAGTAGAGTATCAAAAGCTGACCAAGAAAAAGCAGGAACTGAGCTAAATAGTGGAGACTAgtcaaagttcaagatcatctcTACCGCAAAATATATCAAGTGGATCTCATTATCTCAACTCGTGGGACCAGAGAATCCAAATCCAACAACTGAAGGTTAAAAATGTTTAGCACACTTGACCCGGAATATCAACTCACATTACAAttgtgaaataaaaacaaaatgcagAAGACTGTAGTTACGTGTGTCTTTATGCTCATTGTTTGGCAGCATTCAATTGATATAAAGTTTGGGAGGATTCTGTATATAGATGATGCCTAACTGTACAACTCAATTCTCAAAATCATTTCAAGCATATGCAGAGTACTAACAACGTGCCATAACAGATTGTCATAACTGAAGGTTAACAATGTTTTGCTCATGCCGGGTGGGACTTGAATCCACAATCGCCTGATTAGATCATCATGGATCCAAGGCTAAAGCGTTGGAATGACTTATTGGTTTTTCATTGTAGTCGGATTATCATTCACAGCATTTGATCTGAGTCTCTAGGCTTTGAAACTCATTTTTCAAGAAAGTAGCTTGCCTATTGATATTATGAGGTCCCACATCGGAAAGTGATCTCTTATTTCAATGGtttatattctgattttgaaagCCGACGTTTAAATTTGGGGTGCAGGATGGATGGATGCCACTTATGATTTTGACTAAACCCTAAACCGACTTAATATTAGGGGTATTTCTCCAATGTTTCCCCCGTGCGgtgaaaaaagaaacattgtAGACTTTGCATATGTTGACATCCACGGTATCCATGGAGTGGTTTGCAGGTGAGGTTGCCTACATCATTATCCACATGATGACTAGCGATTCACTTTCTCCTCGCCTCTCAACCTACTccccaccttttttttttttttctaataaaagaataacataactcaatttcaatttcatttaactttggtttaaatataaatttaacagacatttattatatttaataactaaaaaataattctacttCTACTACCTATTTACCGCACAGACCTATATAGGTTTCACAGAATATGTTGTAAGTAGGTATGTTCAAGACCGAAACAAAATGTTTGTAAActgtcaaaataattttaaagaattaaacatCACTTAAAccgaaaatctaaaataaaaaatccaaaaaaaaatcttaatttttttgtttggttcgATTTTTGGATTCACtgttataattatattgaatttatttaatcaatGTTTAGcattatataactaatattatttataattattatagtatCTTATTTATAGTGTACTACTTTCTACATTAAGTTTgtaatatatgatttttgttataataattaataatgtattgaataatttattaaaaaggatttatcattattttataattaagataaatattttattttcatatttattttagtataatgAACAAGGTAAGCCAAATACAACACATCTTGATGAATAAATTTTTCCAATCATTAGATGGAAATGGAATTAGGGGTGCCCATATCCAAGAAAGTACACTAGCCTCTTCCGAAGATCAATAACATGGCTGTACTTATTTACTTTACACAggatataaatataatacttaTGATATGATGAGAgtactttaaattaaattgtgtactataattaaattataattaatattatttataaaatattcactTCAGTAGTATATTAATTGCATTAGACGTGAGTCTTCCCGAGAATGAAGTTGGAAATTGGTCTCAGAAATGACAAAGTGAAACAACAGAACAAATTGTTCTTTAGAAGTAAAAGGGAACAAAACATATGAAAAacacaatttacttagcatttCTTAGCAAGTCCTCATACTGAATACACATTCAACCCAATCTCTCGAGGGGAATCAATAACAGCCACAGATAGTTAACAGAAAATAAGCAACTAAAGCatcttaaaattcaaattagaaaCGGAAATGAATGGATTTTAGCAATATACATAACCAATTATTGTTGAAACAGAATGCTTGATAGAAATTGTGTATTTTGTACACAGTCTATCTTTTTCATACTTATGAGTGCACTAAGTACAGGATCTAATCAAGGACTGGTTAAACCATTAACCACAGTCATTAACAAGTGTCATAATAGATTATATCACAACTGAaggttaaaaatgattttctcaTGCAGGGTCGGACTTGAACCCACAATCGCCTGATTAGATCGTCATGGATCCAAGACTAAGCGTTCAAATGACTAATTTGGTTTTTCGATGTAGTCGGATTATCATTCAGAACTTTTGATTTGAGTCTCTAGGCATTGAAACTCATTTTTTCACGAAACCATTCTTCCTATTGATATTTTAAGGTCCCACATTGGAAACTGATCTCTTGTTTCAAtggtttatatataaatttataaaacaagGGTTATAACCTGGGGTTATAGCCTTGTAGGGTGGATGAATGCCACTTGTTTATTTAACAATTGGGTCTTTAGTCAATATTTCCCCATTTCCCTATGTGGTGAACAAAGAAACATTGAGGCCTTTGCCCCATGGTTTTGACATTCTTCATGATAATCATGGAGAGGTTTGCAGATAGTCATTGTCTATATCGCCTTCATCATCATCCACATGATGACTTGCTATTACTCTTTCTTCTTACCTCTCCACCCacacccattttttttttatacaaaaacaattcaatttcattttaccttgtttaaatttaactaaaattaacttaaatacacattttattatattcaataattgaaaattaattttatttctaccTATTTACCGCATAGACCTAAGGGTCTGGCAAATTAAACATGCGTATGAGTGTCATTACCTATTTACCAGAGTACTAGAGGGCTGC of the Glycine max cultivar Williams 82 chromosome 13, Glycine_max_v4.0, whole genome shotgun sequence genome contains:
- the LOC100816661 gene encoding putative mediator of RNA polymerase II transcription subunit 26 isoform X2, translating into MFSGLVGVENPLQQQQQQQQQQQQQQQQNLHHLQHHHPQMVPYATHHDTENPHHPHLHQSIKQGYPPFSSQTKQQQSPLSDDDEPGFPADEDPKRKVSPWQRMKWTDTMVRLLIMAVYYIGDEAGSEGTDKKKSSGLMQKKGKWKSVSRAMMEKGFYVSPQQCEDKFNDLNKRYKRVNDILGKGTSCRVVENQSLLDSMDLSPKMKEEVKKLLNSKHLFFREMCAYHNSCGHGNNNAPQQGESGGEVSQPQAQPHHHQQQQQQPQQRCFHSSEVGNLGGSGVEGLRMLKVGNGEEGDDDSEDDDDSEDDSDEDEDDSGEGGSRGHVGHGHEDIEDENDGRSMRKRARKVGGVSMSPQLMQQLSAEVSGVFQDVGKSAWDKKQWMRSRIMQLEEQQISYHTQAFELEKQRLKWARFSSKKEREMETAKLENERRRLENERMVLLIRQKEFELMSLQHQQQQQHQQQHSST
- the LOC100816661 gene encoding putative mediator of RNA polymerase II transcription subunit 26 isoform X1 codes for the protein MEPNGLGSGMFSGLVGVENPLQQQQQQQQQQQQQQQQNLHHLQHHHPQMVPYATHHDTENPHHPHLHQSIKQGYPPFSSQTKQQQSPLSDDDEPGFPADEDPKRKVSPWQRMKWTDTMVRLLIMAVYYIGDEAGSEGTDKKKSSGLMQKKGKWKSVSRAMMEKGFYVSPQQCEDKFNDLNKRYKRVNDILGKGTSCRVVENQSLLDSMDLSPKMKEEVKKLLNSKHLFFREMCAYHNSCGHGNNNAPQQGESGGEVSQPQAQPHHHQQQQQQPQQRCFHSSEVGNLGGSGVEGLRMLKVGNGEEGDDDSEDDDDSEDDSDEDEDDSGEGGSRGHVGHGHEDIEDENDGRSMRKRARKVGGVSMSPQLMQQLSAEVSGVFQDVGKSAWDKKQWMRSRIMQLEEQQISYHTQAFELEKQRLKWARFSSKKEREMETAKLENERRRLENERMVLLIRQKEFELMSLQHQQQQQHQQQHSST